The Arachis duranensis cultivar V14167 chromosome 2, aradu.V14167.gnm2.J7QH, whole genome shotgun sequence genome has a window encoding:
- the LOC107473237 gene encoding uncharacterized protein LOC107473237, with product MFEVYEMQDGSIYTVNLAQRHCTCGHFQVKRLLCCHVLACCANQHLDWQVYVHDIYKMSKIYKVYRGEFVPMGDPSTCDRYEGAKVTTNWTLRHATKGRPKSTRYLNEMDSQDMSGPHRCTICGREGHSRSRCSQRASPSSTGGH from the coding sequence ATGTTTGAGGTTTACGAAATGCAAGATGGTTCCATTTACACTGTTAACCTTGCGCAACGACACTGCACATGTGGCCATTTCCAGGTCAAGCGACTCCTATGTTGCCACGTTCTTGCATGTTGCGCTAACCAGCATCTTGATTGGCAAGTATATGTGCATGACATTTACAAGATGTCTAAAATTTACAAGGTGTATAGAGGCGAGTTTGTTCCGATGGGTGACCCATCTACGTGTGATAGATATGAAGGAGCGAAGGTGACCACCAACTGGACATTGAGGCATGCGACAAAAGGAAGACCGAAGTCAACTCGCTACTTGAATGAGATGGATTCGCAGGATATGAGTGGTCCTCACCGATGTACTATATGTGGACGGGAGGGACATAGCCGTAGCCGATGTTCTCAGCGCGCAAGTCCAAGCTCCACTGGAGGTCATTAG